In one window of Nakamurella sp. PAMC28650 DNA:
- a CDS encoding phosphoribosyl-ATP diphosphatase: protein MKTFDALFAELLDRAARRPTGSGTVEALDAGVHAQGKKLLEEAGEVWIAAEHESDDALALEISQLLYRAQVIMVGRGIGLEQVYKHL, encoded by the coding sequence GTGAAGACCTTCGATGCCCTGTTCGCCGAGTTGCTCGATCGTGCGGCCCGGCGCCCCACCGGATCCGGCACCGTGGAGGCGCTCGATGCCGGCGTCCACGCCCAGGGCAAGAAACTGCTCGAAGAGGCCGGCGAGGTCTGGATCGCGGCCGAGCACGAGAGTGACGACGCGCTGGCCCTGGAGATCTCCCAGCTGCTCTACCGCGCGCAGGTCATCATGGTCGGGCGAGGCATCGGGCTCGAGCAGGTCTACAAGCATCTGTAG
- the eis gene encoding enhanced intracellular survival protein Eis: protein MNLRLLTEADAASSTLISQHAFGLPTDGRPAFTIGPEMRRWGIFDGETLVAKANDRAYDSWIGGCRVPTAGVAGVVVAPEYRGAGLARQVMTHLLHAARDRGAVIATLFRTAPALYRSLGFEQVAELVDGSLPTSALRGIRPAHTTLRRATAEDATSIRNIYARVAASGSCLLARDGAAFEVGDRELIAATDGVTLAIDENGGAVGYVSWNRGSGYGGSATLSVVDLLAVTGDGYQALVSAVGSFDAVTPTVRIRTSGTDPIHWLIPGAGWSVSEVSPYMLRVIDLAGAVAARGWPTGLTAEIDLDVEDPLCPWNSGSHRLVLRGGTGHLEDLGGGSPEHVGVESGGVDAAATAVTLPGLALLYAGGVTSSALRRTGLITGGSAGSDTLLDAAFAGPRPAVLDYF from the coding sequence GTGAATCTCCGACTGCTCACCGAAGCCGACGCAGCAAGTTCCACCCTGATCAGCCAGCATGCCTTCGGGCTGCCGACCGACGGACGTCCGGCATTCACGATCGGCCCGGAGATGCGGCGGTGGGGGATCTTCGACGGGGAAACCCTGGTGGCCAAGGCGAACGACCGGGCCTACGACTCCTGGATCGGTGGTTGCCGCGTGCCGACGGCCGGGGTTGCCGGAGTGGTGGTCGCCCCGGAATACCGTGGTGCCGGTCTCGCCCGTCAGGTCATGACGCACCTGCTGCACGCCGCCCGTGACCGCGGCGCAGTGATCGCGACGCTGTTCCGGACGGCACCCGCCCTGTACCGCTCCCTCGGCTTCGAGCAGGTCGCCGAACTCGTCGACGGGTCGTTGCCGACGTCGGCGCTGCGCGGAATACGGCCGGCCCACACGACCCTGCGCCGGGCCACGGCCGAGGATGCGACATCGATCCGGAACATCTACGCGAGAGTCGCGGCCTCCGGATCATGCCTGCTGGCCAGGGACGGAGCTGCCTTCGAGGTGGGTGACCGGGAGTTGATCGCCGCGACGGACGGAGTCACGCTGGCGATCGACGAGAACGGCGGCGCGGTCGGGTACGTCAGCTGGAACCGCGGCAGTGGCTACGGGGGATCGGCCACCCTGAGCGTCGTCGACCTCCTGGCGGTGACCGGCGACGGCTATCAGGCCCTGGTGTCCGCCGTCGGCTCGTTCGATGCGGTCACCCCGACCGTCCGGATCCGGACCTCGGGAACGGATCCGATCCATTGGCTGATCCCGGGGGCCGGCTGGTCGGTGTCGGAGGTCAGCCCGTACATGCTGAGGGTGATCGACCTGGCCGGCGCGGTGGCCGCACGGGGCTGGCCGACCGGTCTGACCGCTGAGATCGATCTGGACGTCGAGGATCCGCTGTGCCCGTGGAACTCCGGCAGCCACCGCCTCGTCCTGCGGGGTGGAACCGGTCACCTCGAAGACCTCGGTGGCGGCTCGCCGGAACATGTCGGGGTGGAAAGCGGCGGGGTGGACGCCGCGGCTACCGCGGTGACACTCCCGGGCCTTGCGCTTCTCTACGCAGGCGGGGTCACCTCGTCAGCCCTGCGCAGGACCGGGCTGATCACCGGTGGATCCGCCGGGTCCGACACGTTGCTGGACGCCGCCTTCGCCGGTCCGCGGCCCGCCGTGTTGGACTACTTCTGA
- the hisG gene encoding ATP phosphoribosyltransferase translates to MLRVAVPNKGTLSEPATEMLREAGYRQRHDSRDLTVLDAPNDVEFFFLRPKDIAIYVGSGELDLGITGRDLTADSGAPVTEQLGLGFGHSTFRYAAPIGREWQVSDLAGLRVATAYPKLVRENLGARGITADVIRLDGAVEISIQLGVADAIADVVGSGRTLRQHALAPFGEVICDSEAVMITRADTDVSSAARQLISRLQGVVFAQQYLMLDYDCPKNLLDRATQITPGLESPTVAPLADPDWVAVRAMVLRSQSNPVMDALAAVGAKAILASDIRSCRL, encoded by the coding sequence ATGCTGAGAGTTGCCGTCCCGAACAAGGGCACGTTGAGCGAGCCCGCCACCGAGATGCTGCGTGAGGCCGGCTACCGGCAGCGGCACGACTCCCGTGACCTGACCGTGCTGGACGCCCCGAACGACGTCGAGTTCTTCTTCCTGCGCCCCAAGGACATCGCGATCTACGTCGGGTCCGGCGAGCTGGATCTGGGCATCACCGGCCGCGACCTGACCGCGGATTCCGGGGCCCCCGTCACCGAACAGCTCGGCCTCGGATTCGGTCACTCCACGTTCCGCTACGCCGCGCCGATCGGCCGGGAGTGGCAGGTGTCGGATCTCGCCGGACTCCGCGTTGCCACCGCCTACCCGAAGCTCGTCCGGGAGAACCTGGGTGCCAGAGGCATCACCGCGGACGTCATCCGGCTGGACGGCGCCGTCGAGATCTCCATCCAACTCGGCGTCGCCGATGCGATCGCCGACGTCGTCGGATCGGGGCGCACGCTCCGACAGCACGCCCTGGCGCCGTTCGGCGAGGTGATCTGCGACTCCGAGGCCGTCATGATCACCCGCGCCGACACCGACGTGTCGTCGGCAGCCCGTCAGCTGATCAGCCGGCTGCAGGGTGTGGTCTTCGCCCAGCAGTACCTGATGCTCGACTACGACTGCCCGAAGAATCTGCTCGACCGGGCCACGCAGATCACCCCCGGTCTCGAGTCGCCGACCGTGGCTCCGCTCGCCGACCCGGACTGGGTCGCCGTCCGGGCGATGGTGTTGCGCAGCCAGTCGAACCCAGTGATGGACGCCCTGGCCGCCGTCGGCGCGAAGGCGATCCTGGCCTCCGACATCCGCTCCTGCCGGCTCTAG